From Toxorhynchites rutilus septentrionalis strain SRP chromosome 2, ASM2978413v1, whole genome shotgun sequence, a single genomic window includes:
- the LOC129768124 gene encoding uncharacterized protein LOC129768124: protein MQQQEKRRELRLKRFWRTSTKPPTSSEDSGGCESPTKLGRKAFQQQTNSIHSPPRNLPACSLPLLQVWPSQDSPRGEADGQSFVFPLAADDPHPSGYQQTSLQHPAGTFHQSSSSSSSDLRRNSLFVDQLQAGDSGIDSVQASPSPVAMPCHPLVVSNAISPSTTPTANSPTLSVERNRRPSTTLLHPDHARILALRQPTSPDQTSLEDNTEFNGIAGNHICTASSSTTSSLTSVAVATLGQHPQRSSDPWLRPERDKDHLELDQRRSSMMSARLSLFDALDLEYALLRAAARGSVGPYSLSESLHKLTFTQSLAFPALARGLAAKRRTSTEQSSTRPLNPNESGLNTFAKVVTACVLVMVSFLVFLVVYKYVRT from the exons CAACAAGAGAAACGACGCGAGCTGCGTTTGAAAAGGTTCTGGCGCACATCGACCAAACCCCCCACTTCGTCGGAGGATTCCGGCGGCTGCGAAAGTCCTACAAAACTAGGACGAAAGGCCTTCCAGCAGCAAACAAATAGCATCCACAGTCCGCCTAGGAATCTGCCAGCATGTTCGCTGCCCCTGCTGCAGGTTTGGCCCAGCCAGGACTCACCACGAGGCGAGGCGGACGGTCAGAGTTTCGTCTTCCCGCTGGCAGCTGACGATCCCCATCCGAGTGGGTACCAGCAGACCTCTCTGCAGCACCCCGCGGGTACCTTCCATCAGtctagcagtagcagcagcagtgacCTACGACGGAATTCACTGTTCGTCGATCAGCTGCAGGCCGGCGACTCTGGAATCGACTCGGTTCAGGCGTCTCCGTCGCCGGTCGCCATGCCTTGCCACCCCCTGGTAGTTTCCAATGCAATTTCACCGAGTACAACGCCAACGGCGAACTCACCGACGCTTTCGGTGGAACGCAACCGGCGGCCATCGACGACACTGCTGCACCCGGACCATGCACGGATACTGGCATTGCGACAACCTACATCACCTGACCAA ACATCACTAGAAGACAATACGGAATTCAACGGCATTGCAGGGAACCATATCTGCACGGCGAGTTCTAGCACAACCTCATCATTAACCTCGGTAGCAGTCGCAACCCTTGGACAGCACCCGCAGCG ATCATCCGACCCCTGGTTGCGTCCCGAACGGGACAAGGATCACCTCGAGCTGGACCAACGGCGCTCATCTATGATGTCCGCCCGTCTCTCACTGTTCGACGCCCTGGACCTCGAGTACGCGCTCCTTCGTGCGGCTGCCCGTGGCTCAGTGGGGCCATACTCACTCAGCGAGTCGCTCCACAAGCTGACCTTCACCCAATCGCTCGCCTTTCCGGCACTGGCTCGTGGCTTGGCTGCGAAACGACGCACTTCCACGGAGCAAAGCTCAACCCGGCCACTCAACCCAAACGAGTCCGGTTTGAACACGTTTGCCAAGGTGGTTACCGCTTGTGTTCTAGTGATGGTTAGCTTCCTGGTGTTTCTGGTGGTGTATAAGTACGTGCGGACGTGA
- the LOC129765730 gene encoding protein 60A-like translates to MFAATITLTYFLLAVPATQGFSTASGFFVDNGMGQMVRDPSRSLGNQLEIEREILDLFGLHERVASDKHNSGSLKKSASQFLLNVYNKFTDQNENDDAQTDDRKRNRQKRSDNYFNRHLFTVADERAIEESDVVMSFLNMGVTELSNNNHRRHNQRLWFDINENGKDCDSLLYASLRIYKNSSIDDWYAIVSGRFITVIVTVVGAWDSEQEEYYQELMIEQTILYNYEGWLEINVTNAMARWMANAIGNNGVYIDAIHTERPAKNVQPQDLGLVLTNKFGRFQPFVVSYCQNHNMVKPSGHERSKRSVKKKQHSRAAKKTMRLKNPFSDRWSQKEKSCQIHTLYVSFRDLNWQEWIIAPNGFEAYFCHGECIFPLNSHLNATNHALIQTLVHLIQPSSVPKPCCAPTKLLPISVLYHVDDTNAILKKYKDMVVKSCGCL, encoded by the coding sequence ATGTTTGCTGCCACGATCACGCTCACGTATTTCCTGCTCGCCGTTCCAGCGACTCAGGGGTTTTCGACAGCCTCCGGATTCTTCGTAGACAATGGGATGGGCCAAATGGTACGTGATCCGAGCCGTTCCTTAGGAAATCAGCTGGAAATCGAACGCGAGATACTGGATCTGTTTGGGTTACACGAACGAGTTGCGTCGGACAAGCATAATTCCGGATCGTTGAAGAAATCCGCATCGCAGTTCTTGCTAAACGTTTACAATAAATTTACCGATCAAAATGAAAACGACGATGCCCAAACCGATGATCGTAAAAGGAATCGACAGAAACGCAGTGATAATTACTTCAATCGACACTTGTTTACGGTTGCGGATGAAcgagcaattgaagagagcgacGTCGTTATGTCGTTTTTGAACATGGGAGTAACCGAGTTATCCAATAATAATCATAGAAGACATAATCAGCGGTTGTGGTTCGATATCAATGAGAATGGAAAGGATTGTGACTCGCTGTTGTATGCCAGCTTGCGAATCTACAAAAATTCTTCAATCGACGATTGGTATGCTATTGTCAGCGGGCGATTTATCACCGTAATAGTAACGGTCGTCGGGGCGTGGGATTCGGAACAGGAGGAATATTATCAGGAACTAATGATAGAGCAAACGATTCTCTACAATTACGAAGGTTGGTTGGAAATTAACGTCACGAATGCGATGGCCAGATGGATGGCTAACGCCATCGGTAATAATGGAGTTTACATAGACGCGATTCATACCGAAAGACCAGCGAAGAATGTTCAGCCTCAAGATCTAGGACTTGTACTGACTAACAAATTTGGTCGATTCCAGCCGTTCGTGGTAAGCTACTGCCAGAACCATAATATGGTTAAACCTTCTGGTCACGAACGTTCCAAAAGAAGTGTGAAGAAGAAACAACACTCGAGAGCCGCAAAGAAGACCATGAGATTGAAGAACCCCTTTTCGGATCGTTGGTCGCAGAAGGAGAAAAGTTGTCAAATTCACACGCTTTATGTTAGTTTCCGGGATCTCAATTGGCAGGAGTGGATCATTGCGCCGAACGGGTTCGAGGCGTACTTTTGTCACGGAGAATGTATTTTCCCGCTAAACTCACATCTGAACGCTACGAACCATGCGCTCATCCAAACGCTCGTGCATTTGATACAACCATCCAGCGTTCCGAAACCGTGCTGTGCCCCGACGAAGCTGCTTCCGATTTCGGTGCTCTACCATGTTGACGATACGAATGCGATCTTGAAGAAGTACAAGGACATGGTGGTGAAGAGCTGTGGGTGTTTATAG